In Kitasatospora sp. NA04385, a single genomic region encodes these proteins:
- a CDS encoding dihydrodipicolinate synthase family protein, giving the protein MELHGIHVPLVTPFTADGALALDALERLARDSLEAGAAGLVALGTTGEPGSLTDAEQDAVVEVCRRAADAYGAVLTVGAGHGGTARTAAALAALDGRADAALVAVPAFVRPGEAGVLAHFRALAEHAPLPLVIYHIPYRTGQPLGAAALLDLLALPGVAGVKYAPGGIDEETVALLAAGPRGVLAGDDLFLSPLLALGADGGIPASAHLETARFVALHRAWQDGDAALARKLGAELVEVSRAAFAGPNPTALKALLHRAGRIPTPAVRLPLLAHA; this is encoded by the coding sequence ATGGAACTCCACGGCATCCACGTCCCGCTGGTCACGCCCTTCACCGCCGACGGCGCCCTCGCCCTCGACGCCCTGGAACGGCTCGCCCGCGACAGCCTGGAGGCCGGTGCGGCCGGCCTGGTCGCGCTCGGCACCACCGGCGAGCCCGGCTCGCTCACCGACGCCGAACAGGACGCGGTGGTCGAGGTCTGCCGCCGGGCCGCCGACGCGTACGGCGCGGTGCTCACCGTCGGCGCCGGGCACGGCGGCACCGCCCGCACCGCCGCGGCGCTGGCCGCGCTGGACGGCCGGGCCGACGCCGCGCTGGTCGCCGTCCCCGCCTTCGTCCGCCCCGGCGAGGCCGGCGTCCTGGCCCACTTCCGGGCCCTCGCCGAGCACGCCCCGCTGCCGCTGGTGATCTACCACATCCCCTACCGCACCGGGCAGCCGCTGGGCGCCGCCGCCCTGCTGGACCTGCTCGCGCTGCCCGGCGTGGCCGGGGTCAAGTACGCGCCCGGCGGCATCGACGAGGAGACCGTCGCACTGCTGGCCGCCGGACCGCGCGGCGTCCTGGCCGGTGACGACCTGTTCCTCTCCCCGCTGCTCGCGCTCGGCGCCGACGGCGGCATCCCGGCCTCCGCGCACCTGGAGACCGCCCGCTTCGTCGCCCTGCACCGGGCCTGGCAGGACGGCGACGCCGCACTCGCCCGCAAGCTCGGCGCCGAACTCGTCGAGGTCTCCCGGGCCGCCTTCGCCGGCCCGAACCCGACCGCGCTCAAGGCGCTGCTGCACCGCGCCGGGCGCATCCCGACCCCCGCGGTGCGGCTGCCGCTGCTCGCGCACGCCTGA
- a CDS encoding MarR family winged helix-turn-helix transcriptional regulator: METPTDDPRQPSGLLDDVGPAFSRLRRTAALSVEQQVSRKDMTRTLVLNVVLDGPEHDGQEVTVGVVAERLAVDPSVASRMVSDCIAAGYLRRAASQRDGRRTILELTDEGHLVLARFRAHQRSAFERITRDWPERERLEFARLLIKYVDSIGALRDNG, translated from the coding sequence ATGGAGACCCCGACCGACGACCCGCGGCAGCCGTCCGGCCTGCTCGACGACGTCGGCCCGGCCTTCTCCCGGCTGCGCCGGACCGCGGCCCTGAGCGTCGAGCAGCAGGTGTCCCGCAAGGACATGACCCGGACGCTGGTGCTCAACGTGGTGCTGGACGGCCCGGAGCACGACGGCCAGGAGGTCACCGTGGGCGTGGTCGCCGAGCGGCTCGCCGTGGACCCGTCGGTGGCCAGCCGGATGGTCTCCGACTGCATCGCGGCCGGCTACCTGCGCCGGGCCGCCTCGCAGCGGGACGGCCGCCGCACGATCCTCGAACTCACCGACGAGGGCCACCTGGTGCTGGCCCGCTTCCGCGCGCACCAGCGCTCCGCCTTCGAGCGGATCACCCGGGACTGGCCGGAGCGCGAGCGGCTGGAGTTCGCCCGGCTGCTGATCAAGTACGTCGACTCGATCGGCGCGCTGCGCGACAACGGCTAG
- a CDS encoding ABC transporter ATP-binding protein codes for MVKTYRTGGSEVRANDGIDLAVHRGEVFGLLGPNGAGKSTLVRQLTGLLRPDAGSVDLLGHDVVRHPERAARLLGYLGQESTALDELTVALAAETTGRLRGLSRAAARAQTADVVTELGLEALAHRPLAKLSGGQRRLACFAAVLVGERPLLVLDEPTTGMDPVARRAVWSAVDRRRAEHGTTVLLVTHNVIEAETVLDRVAVIDAGKVIACDTPGGLKALVDGHVRLDLVWRTDAPLAVPAVAALADRAERTGRRWTLRTTPDEARELVAAVTTGPALAALDDFTLATPTLEDAYLRLGGRTGGLAR; via the coding sequence CTGGTCAAGACCTACCGGACCGGCGGCAGCGAGGTCAGGGCCAACGACGGCATCGACCTCGCCGTCCACCGCGGCGAGGTCTTCGGCCTGCTCGGCCCCAACGGCGCCGGCAAGTCCACCCTGGTGCGCCAGCTCACCGGCCTGCTCCGCCCCGACGCCGGGTCCGTCGACCTGCTCGGCCACGACGTCGTCCGGCACCCCGAACGGGCCGCCCGGCTGCTCGGCTACCTCGGCCAGGAGTCCACCGCGCTCGACGAGCTCACCGTCGCGCTGGCCGCCGAGACCACCGGACGGCTGCGCGGCCTCTCCCGGGCCGCCGCCCGCGCCCAGACCGCCGACGTCGTCACCGAACTCGGCCTCGAAGCGCTCGCCCACCGCCCGCTCGCCAAGCTCTCCGGCGGGCAGCGCCGGCTCGCCTGCTTCGCCGCCGTCCTGGTCGGCGAGCGCCCGCTGCTGGTCCTGGACGAGCCGACCACCGGCATGGACCCGGTCGCCCGCCGCGCCGTCTGGAGCGCCGTCGACCGCCGCCGCGCCGAGCACGGCACCACCGTGCTGCTGGTCACCCACAACGTCATCGAGGCCGAGACCGTCCTCGACCGGGTCGCCGTGATCGACGCCGGCAAGGTCATCGCCTGCGACACCCCCGGCGGCCTGAAGGCCCTGGTCGACGGCCACGTCCGGCTCGACCTGGTCTGGCGCACCGACGCCCCGCTCGCCGTCCCCGCCGTGGCCGCGCTCGCCGACCGCGCCGAACGCACCGGGCGCCGCTGGACCCTGCGCACCACCCCCGACGAGGCCCGCGAACTGGTCGCCGCCGTCACCACCGGCCCCGCCCTCGCCGCGCTCGACGACTTCACCCTCGCCACCCCCACCCTGGAGGACGCCTACCTCCGCCTCGGCGGCCGCACCGGAGGACTCGCCCGATGA
- a CDS encoding LON peptidase substrate-binding domain-containing protein, with the protein MTDRLPLFPLNTVLYPGLVMPLHVFEERYRHLVADLQKLPEDEPRRFGVVAVKDGRETAPVRELDEPAGPLDGIGTPGGDPLEALYPVGCVADIASVRDQPEGRYELLVTGTTRFRLRALDATGPYLVGEVSVLPEESGEGSGALAAGVERAFRTYQKRLAGAREASISGEPELPDDPQVLSYLVAAATSLPTKVKQELLACPDTAQRLTRELALLRHESAVLAKLPSLPAVDLTRQAFSPN; encoded by the coding sequence GTGACTGATCGGCTCCCGCTCTTCCCGCTCAACACGGTCCTGTACCCGGGCCTGGTGATGCCCCTGCACGTCTTCGAGGAGCGCTACCGCCACCTGGTCGCCGACCTGCAGAAGCTGCCCGAGGACGAGCCGCGCCGCTTCGGCGTGGTCGCCGTCAAGGACGGCCGGGAGACCGCGCCCGTCCGCGAACTCGACGAACCGGCAGGCCCGTTGGACGGCATCGGGACGCCCGGCGGCGACCCGCTGGAGGCGCTCTACCCGGTCGGCTGCGTCGCCGACATCGCCTCCGTCCGGGACCAGCCCGAGGGCCGCTACGAACTGCTCGTCACCGGCACCACCCGGTTCCGGCTGCGCGCCCTGGACGCCACCGGCCCCTACCTGGTCGGCGAGGTCTCCGTGCTGCCCGAGGAGTCCGGCGAGGGCTCCGGCGCGCTGGCCGCGGGCGTCGAGCGCGCCTTCCGCACCTACCAGAAGCGCCTGGCCGGGGCCCGCGAGGCCTCGATCAGCGGCGAGCCCGAGCTCCCCGACGACCCGCAGGTGCTCTCCTACCTGGTCGCCGCCGCCACCTCGCTGCCCACCAAGGTCAAGCAGGAGCTCCTCGCCTGCCCCGACACCGCGCAGCGGCTCACCCGCGAGCTGGCCCTGCTCCGCCACGAGAGCGCGGTCCTCGCGAAACTGCCCTCGCTGCCCGCCGTCGACCTCACCCGCCAGGCGTTCAGCCCCAACTGA
- a CDS encoding type II toxin-antitoxin system PemK/MazF family toxin → MHQLNEQQEQPGRFGPDATVEVRAEGVGPVRTEYAPDHDGDPDPGEIVWTWVPYEENDGRGKDRPVLVVAREAGGSLLTVMLSSKGHDDDRDWVPLGAGPWDRSGRDSWVALDRVFRVRDGGMRREACALDRARFQLVVDSLRHRYRWR, encoded by the coding sequence ATGCATCAGTTGAACGAGCAGCAGGAGCAGCCGGGCCGGTTCGGCCCGGACGCCACGGTGGAGGTCCGGGCCGAGGGCGTCGGCCCGGTGCGCACCGAGTACGCGCCGGACCACGACGGCGACCCGGACCCGGGCGAGATCGTCTGGACGTGGGTGCCGTACGAGGAGAACGACGGCCGGGGCAAGGACCGGCCGGTGCTGGTGGTGGCCCGGGAGGCGGGCGGTTCGCTGCTGACGGTGATGCTGTCCAGCAAGGGCCACGACGACGACCGGGACTGGGTGCCGCTGGGCGCCGGCCCGTGGGACCGCAGCGGCCGGGACTCCTGGGTGGCGCTGGACCGGGTGTTCCGGGTGCGCGACGGCGGGATGCGCCGGGAGGCCTGCGCGCTGGACCGGGCCCGGTTCCAGCTGGTGGTGGACTCGCTGCGGCACCGTTACCGCTGGCGCTGA
- the ybaK gene encoding Cys-tRNA(Pro) deacylase gives MARKKTAGGTPATVALDTAGVPFTLHEYAHDPAAASYGTEAAEAMGVSPGRVFKTLLAEADGALAVAVVPVSGRLDLKALAAALGTKRAVMADPAAAERSTGYVVGGISPLGQRRKLRTVVDSGALDHPTVFVSAGKRGTEVELAPADLVRLTAALTAPIAKD, from the coding sequence TTGGCCAGGAAGAAGACCGCCGGCGGCACCCCCGCCACCGTCGCGCTGGACACCGCCGGCGTCCCGTTCACCCTGCACGAGTACGCCCACGACCCGGCCGCCGCCTCCTACGGCACCGAGGCCGCCGAGGCGATGGGCGTCTCCCCCGGCCGGGTCTTCAAGACGCTGCTCGCCGAGGCCGACGGCGCGCTCGCCGTCGCCGTCGTCCCGGTCTCCGGCCGGCTCGACCTGAAGGCGCTCGCCGCCGCGCTCGGCACCAAGCGCGCCGTGATGGCCGACCCGGCCGCCGCCGAGCGCTCCACCGGCTACGTGGTCGGCGGCATCTCCCCGCTCGGCCAGCGCCGGAAGCTGCGCACCGTCGTCGACTCCGGTGCCCTCGACCACCCGACCGTCTTCGTCTCGGCCGGCAAGCGCGGCACCGAGGTCGAACTCGCCCCGGCCGACCTGGTCCGCCTCACGGCCGCGCTCACGGCGCCCATCGCCAAGGACTGA
- a CDS encoding aspartate-semialdehyde dehydrogenase produces the protein MRIGIVGATGQVGGVVREILAQRADLTGGLGPVEQLRLFASARSAGRALPWKDTEVTVEDAATADYSGLDIVIFSAGGATSKALAPKVAAAGAVVIDNSSAWRRDPEVPLVVAEVNPDAIADRPKGIIANPNCTTMAAMPVLRPLHEESELVALVVSTYQAVSGSGLAGVSELHEQARKVVDGATALVHDGAAVEYPAPGVYQRPIAFNVVPLAGSIVDDGSNETDEEQKLRHESRKILGIPELKVSGTCVRVPVFTGHSLQVNARFARPLAPERAVELLTGAPGVVLTDIPTPLQAAGQDPSYVGRIRADETVEHGLSLFLSNDNLRKGAALNAVQIAELVADELRG, from the coding sequence ATGAGGATCGGCATCGTAGGTGCCACCGGTCAGGTCGGCGGCGTGGTCCGCGAGATCCTGGCGCAGCGCGCTGACTTGACCGGCGGACTGGGCCCGGTGGAGCAGCTGCGGCTGTTCGCCTCGGCCCGCTCGGCGGGGCGCGCCCTGCCCTGGAAGGACACCGAGGTCACCGTCGAGGACGCCGCCACGGCCGACTACAGCGGTCTGGACATCGTGATCTTCTCGGCGGGCGGCGCCACCTCCAAGGCGCTCGCCCCCAAGGTCGCCGCCGCCGGAGCCGTCGTCATCGACAACTCCTCCGCCTGGCGCCGCGACCCCGAGGTCCCGCTGGTCGTCGCCGAGGTCAACCCCGACGCGATCGCCGACCGCCCCAAGGGCATCATTGCCAACCCGAACTGCACCACCATGGCCGCGATGCCCGTGCTGCGCCCGCTGCACGAGGAGTCCGAGCTGGTCGCCCTGGTGGTCTCCACCTACCAGGCGGTCTCCGGCTCCGGCCTGGCCGGCGTCTCCGAACTGCACGAACAGGCCCGCAAGGTCGTCGACGGGGCCACCGCCCTCGTCCACGACGGCGCGGCCGTCGAGTACCCGGCGCCCGGCGTCTACCAGCGCCCGATCGCGTTCAACGTCGTCCCGCTCGCCGGGTCGATCGTCGACGACGGCAGCAACGAGACCGACGAGGAGCAGAAGCTCCGCCACGAGAGCCGCAAGATCCTCGGCATCCCCGAGCTGAAGGTCTCCGGCACCTGCGTGCGCGTCCCGGTCTTCACCGGCCACTCGCTCCAGGTCAACGCCCGCTTCGCCCGCCCGCTCGCCCCCGAGCGCGCCGTCGAGCTGCTGACCGGCGCCCCCGGCGTGGTGCTGACCGACATCCCGACCCCGCTGCAGGCCGCCGGTCAGGACCCGAGCTACGTCGGCCGGATCCGCGCCGACGAGACCGTCGAGCACGGCCTGTCGCTGTTCCTGTCCAACGACAACCTGCGCAAGGGCGCGGCGCTCAACGCCGTGCAGATCGCCGAGCTGGTCGCGGACGAGCTGCGCGGCTGA
- a CDS encoding RDD family protein, with amino-acid sequence MSSSTPPGYDHGQYPQGGLPAWLGPTPPPGVQPAPGTRVLAAPLDRFLARLIDAAVLLVPFVVIGIVTMGDFLYYVLAAAVFVAYEGAMLLTQQGQTVGKKAMRLRVVSAAHGGRPTDNELWTRAGVYGGPFLVPYLGGLFMLVNVLSQLWDKPLQQCFHDKAAKTVVVKES; translated from the coding sequence ATGAGCAGCAGCACACCTCCCGGCTACGATCACGGCCAGTACCCGCAGGGCGGGCTCCCCGCCTGGCTGGGCCCGACCCCGCCGCCCGGCGTCCAGCCCGCCCCGGGCACCCGGGTGCTGGCCGCGCCGCTGGACCGCTTCCTGGCCCGCCTGATCGACGCGGCGGTCCTCCTGGTGCCGTTCGTGGTGATAGGCATCGTCACGATGGGCGACTTCCTGTACTACGTGCTGGCCGCGGCGGTCTTCGTGGCCTACGAGGGCGCCATGCTGCTGACCCAGCAGGGCCAGACCGTGGGCAAGAAGGCCATGCGGCTGCGCGTGGTCAGCGCGGCGCACGGCGGCCGCCCGACCGACAACGAGCTGTGGACCAGGGCGGGCGTCTACGGCGGCCCGTTCCTGGTGCCCTACCTGGGCGGGCTGTTCATGCTGGTCAACGTCCTGTCCCAGCTGTGGGACAAGCCGCTCCAGCAGTGCTTCCACGACAAGGCGGCCAAGACCGTGGTGGTCAAGGAGAGCTGA
- a CDS encoding LysR family transcriptional regulator: protein MLDVRRLRLLRELAHQGTIAAVAEALSFSPSAVSQQLSVLEREAGVPLLERTGRRVALTPAGRNLVRHTEAVLELLERADAELAHARTGPAGPLRIGAYPSAVRALVPAALAELASRHPELEPMVSEVDPAAVAGALRAGELDVALVHEYDLVPGEPEDGIALTGPVFAEPLYLAARSGGPLAGHRDSPWITSPVGTLCHAMVQRVCQSAGFSPRVRHRVDDFAAQLALVAVGQGVALVPQLGVDRCPPGVTLTRLPLYRRTRTAFRSGGAAHPAVAAFTAALHAAVPAELRSA, encoded by the coding sequence ATGCTCGATGTGCGAAGGCTGCGGTTGCTGCGCGAACTGGCCCACCAGGGGACGATCGCGGCGGTCGCCGAGGCGTTGTCGTTCAGCCCTTCGGCGGTGTCCCAGCAGCTGTCGGTGCTGGAGCGGGAGGCGGGGGTGCCGCTGCTGGAGCGGACCGGGCGGCGGGTGGCGCTGACCCCGGCGGGGCGGAACCTGGTGCGGCACACCGAGGCGGTGCTGGAGCTGCTGGAGCGGGCGGACGCCGAGCTGGCGCACGCCCGGACCGGGCCGGCCGGGCCGCTGCGGATCGGCGCCTACCCGTCCGCGGTGCGCGCCCTGGTACCGGCTGCGCTGGCCGAACTGGCCTCCCGGCACCCGGAGTTGGAGCCGATGGTGAGCGAGGTGGACCCGGCGGCGGTGGCCGGGGCGCTGCGCGCGGGCGAGTTGGACGTGGCGCTGGTGCACGAGTACGACCTGGTGCCGGGCGAGCCGGAGGACGGGATCGCGCTGACCGGCCCGGTGTTCGCCGAGCCGCTGTACCTGGCGGCCCGCTCCGGCGGCCCCCTGGCCGGGCACCGGGACAGCCCGTGGATCACCTCCCCGGTCGGCACGCTCTGCCACGCGATGGTCCAGCGGGTGTGCCAGTCCGCCGGGTTCAGCCCGCGGGTGCGCCACCGGGTGGACGACTTCGCGGCGCAGCTGGCCCTGGTCGCGGTGGGGCAGGGGGTGGCGCTGGTCCCGCAGTTGGGCGTCGACCGGTGCCCGCCGGGCGTCACGCTGACCCGGCTGCCGCTGTACCGGCGCACCCGCACCGCGTTCCGCTCGGGCGGCGCCGCCCACCCGGCGGTGGCGGCCTTCACGGCGGCCCTGCACGCGGCGGTCCCGGCCGAACTGCGCTCCGCCTGA
- a CDS encoding ABC transporter permease, translating to MTLLDAPAVATAPAPLAPAARLLPALAAVYRAQLARAKVSRIPLLFVATFQSVGILVMMRGVVDPGDNPSAHAVVAGSAVLVVAFVALNLLAQYFGRLRATGGLDHYATLPVPPASVVLGTAAAYASFTVPGVFVTAGIGSWMFELPVARMWILLAVIPLSGAALAGLGAALGLLAPRQELATLAGQLGMSAALLLGVLPASRLPEPVQWLRDLLPSSYGVDAFALTFAPHPDWARITLDLGVCAAVGLVSLTLATWAYRRAAR from the coding sequence ATGACCCTGCTGGACGCCCCCGCCGTCGCCACCGCGCCCGCGCCGCTCGCCCCCGCCGCCCGGCTGCTGCCCGCGCTGGCCGCGGTCTACCGCGCCCAGCTGGCCCGGGCCAAGGTCTCCCGCATCCCGCTGCTGTTCGTCGCCACCTTCCAGTCCGTCGGCATCCTGGTCATGATGCGCGGCGTCGTCGACCCCGGCGACAACCCCTCCGCGCACGCCGTGGTGGCCGGCTCCGCCGTCCTGGTCGTCGCCTTCGTCGCGCTCAACCTGCTCGCCCAGTACTTCGGCAGGCTGCGCGCCACCGGCGGCCTCGACCACTACGCGACCCTGCCCGTGCCGCCCGCCTCGGTGGTGCTCGGCACCGCCGCCGCGTACGCCTCCTTCACCGTGCCGGGCGTCTTCGTCACCGCGGGCATCGGCAGCTGGATGTTCGAACTGCCGGTCGCCCGGATGTGGATCCTGCTCGCCGTCATCCCGCTCTCCGGCGCCGCCCTGGCCGGGCTCGGCGCCGCGCTCGGGCTGCTCGCCCCCCGCCAGGAACTCGCCACCCTGGCCGGCCAGCTCGGGATGTCCGCCGCCCTGCTGCTGGGCGTGCTGCCCGCCTCCCGGCTCCCCGAGCCGGTCCAGTGGCTGCGCGACCTGCTCCCCTCCAGCTACGGCGTCGACGCCTTCGCGCTCACCTTCGCCCCGCACCCCGACTGGGCCCGGATCACGCTCGACCTCGGCGTCTGCGCCGCCGTCGGCCTGGTCTCGCTCACCCTCGCCACCTGGGCCTACCGGCGCGCCGCGCGGTGA